One genomic window of Kosmotoga olearia TBF 19.5.1 includes the following:
- a CDS encoding glycosyltransferase family 2 protein → MFAVPDEIIETLEYFGKIKVVVGIPSYNNASTISFVTKMAAEGIEKYFGGCGIIVNADGNSNDRTRQVFLSTDTGKIKKLSYVYKGIPGKGSAMRSVMEISCKMQAPVTIFLDSDLRSIKPWWLERLGIPILDGKTSYITPYYVRHKYDGTITNNICYPVTSALYGLKIRQPIGGDFGVGLEMIEKYMTKPEDVWETDVARFGIDIWMTTIAINESEKRPMQAALGAKIHDVKDPGKHLGPMFSQVVGTLFTLMQTYEERWKSITKLETAEIYGDVPDVTPEPLEVDIENLKKKAIEGTKKVEGFVSEFLPEYLQKRFYSVSTEGTLDKENWVDFVYEFAKLYKNTQLRKQIIDAMIPLYFARVADFVYKTIDLDSRKAETLVEDLVQVFLKKKSELVDRW, encoded by the coding sequence ATGTTTGCGGTGCCTGACGAAATTATTGAAACACTGGAGTACTTTGGAAAGATTAAAGTGGTTGTTGGAATCCCGAGTTATAATAACGCATCAACAATTTCATTCGTAACCAAAATGGCTGCGGAAGGAATAGAAAAATATTTTGGAGGCTGTGGGATAATAGTCAACGCTGATGGAAATTCGAATGATAGAACCCGTCAAGTCTTTTTGAGTACAGATACTGGTAAGATCAAAAAGCTTTCTTATGTGTATAAAGGTATTCCAGGAAAAGGAAGTGCAATGAGATCGGTTATGGAGATTTCTTGCAAAATGCAAGCACCGGTAACCATATTTTTAGATTCCGATTTGCGCAGCATTAAACCATGGTGGTTAGAACGTCTTGGAATTCCAATTCTTGATGGCAAAACTTCTTATATAACCCCCTATTATGTGCGTCATAAATATGACGGTACTATCACGAACAACATCTGTTATCCCGTTACTTCCGCGCTGTATGGCCTTAAAATAAGGCAACCTATCGGCGGAGATTTTGGGGTTGGTCTGGAAATGATAGAGAAATACATGACCAAACCCGAAGACGTTTGGGAAACCGACGTTGCCAGATTTGGAATCGATATATGGATGACAACCATAGCGATAAACGAATCTGAAAAAAGACCTATGCAGGCAGCTTTGGGTGCAAAAATCCATGATGTGAAAGATCCTGGAAAACATCTGGGACCTATGTTCAGCCAGGTTGTAGGAACACTGTTCACCCTCATGCAAACCTACGAAGAACGATGGAAGAGCATTACAAAGCTTGAAACAGCTGAGATTTACGGGGATGTTCCCGATGTAACTCCCGAACCCCTGGAAGTGGATATTGAAAATTTGAAGAAAAAAGCAATTGAAGGTACAAAGAAGGTTGAAGGCTTTGTGTCAGAATTTCTTCCCGAATATCTGCAGAAGCGCTTTTACTCGGTAAGTACTGAGGGAACTTTAGATAAAGAAAACTGGGTAGACTTTGTCTATGAATTTGCTAAACTTTATAAAAATACTCAGTTGAGGAAACAAATCATAGATGCTATGATACCTTTGTATTTCGCGAGAGTTGCAGACTTTGTGTATAAGACGATCGATCTAGATTCCCGGAAAGCTGAAACATTAGTAGAAGACCTTGTTCAGGTTTTCCTGAAGAAAAAATCCGAACTGGTTGATAGGTGGTGA
- a CDS encoding MurR/RpiR family transcriptional regulator, giving the protein MIIVQLKGIYDSLSESERRVAKYIIERPDDVIHYTITELAKFSHSSEATVYRLVKKLGFSGYQSFKISLARELSIPQEVIEEGSEGSYQNFVERIVQENISLAKETMAVLDLDALKKAVELIINARRLVFFGVGRSAVVAQSGSFNFALLGFSSTHYIDPHAQVMVASGLTNEDVVVGISHTGTIRDTVKSVQVAHAAGAKTIVITSGINSPITEVGDVVLYTAAGKPSTSEFTVSRIGEFLILDILYKTVVARMSERLSKHFDKLEEILKPKRF; this is encoded by the coding sequence GTGATAATCGTTCAGCTAAAAGGTATATACGATTCTTTGAGTGAATCAGAAAGGCGTGTTGCTAAGTATATTATTGAGAGGCCGGACGATGTTATACATTACACTATAACAGAGCTGGCAAAGTTTTCTCATTCCAGTGAAGCTACTGTATACCGATTGGTTAAAAAGTTAGGGTTTAGTGGATACCAGAGCTTTAAGATATCTCTTGCTAGAGAGTTGAGCATACCCCAGGAAGTAATAGAAGAAGGTAGCGAAGGTAGTTACCAAAACTTTGTAGAAAGAATCGTTCAGGAAAACATATCACTGGCAAAAGAAACCATGGCTGTTCTGGATCTTGATGCGTTGAAAAAAGCTGTGGAACTGATAATTAACGCCAGGAGGTTGGTCTTTTTTGGTGTTGGTAGATCTGCCGTGGTAGCTCAAAGTGGAAGTTTTAATTTTGCTTTGCTGGGTTTTTCCAGCACTCATTACATCGATCCGCATGCTCAGGTTATGGTTGCCTCTGGTTTAACGAATGAAGACGTTGTTGTTGGAATCTCACACACAGGAACGATAAGAGATACTGTGAAATCTGTGCAGGTAGCCCATGCAGCGGGGGCGAAAACAATCGTCATAACCTCCGGTATAAACTCCCCGATAACGGAGGTAGGAGATGTGGTTCTCTACACTGCGGCCGGGAAACCATCAACAAGCGAATTCACTGTCAGCAGGATCGGTGAATTTCTGATTCTTGATATCCTTTACAAAACAGTTGTAGCACGCATGAGCGAACGTCTCAGTAAGCATTTCGACAAACTGGAAGAAATATTGAAACCAAAAAGGTTCTAA
- a CDS encoding YggS family pyridoxal phosphate-dependent enzyme — MGIKENIKKILSEIPDYVTVVAAAKTRTPEEILEAIEAGIEIIGENYVQEAQKAFEAVGKKAQWHMIGHLQKNKVKKAVQIFDMIQTVDSVKIANEINKRAAQFGKVMPVLIEVNSGREEQKAGVLPEDVFRLVEEISKLENIRIEGLMTMGPVVDAPEELRPYFSLTRELFENLSREKLPGVEMKWLSMGMSDSYKIAIKEGANMIRLGTILFGPRK; from the coding sequence ATGGGAATAAAGGAGAACATTAAGAAGATTCTTTCTGAGATACCGGATTATGTTACCGTCGTTGCTGCAGCTAAAACCCGAACACCAGAGGAAATATTAGAAGCAATAGAGGCTGGAATAGAAATAATCGGTGAAAACTATGTGCAGGAAGCACAGAAAGCTTTTGAAGCGGTGGGGAAAAAAGCACAATGGCACATGATAGGTCATCTCCAAAAAAATAAAGTGAAAAAAGCTGTACAGATTTTCGACATGATACAGACTGTTGATTCAGTAAAGATAGCAAATGAAATCAACAAGCGTGCTGCACAATTCGGCAAAGTCATGCCGGTTCTGATAGAGGTCAACAGTGGCAGAGAAGAACAAAAAGCAGGAGTTCTTCCCGAAGATGTTTTTCGGTTAGTCGAAGAGATCTCTAAACTTGAAAACATTAGAATCGAAGGCTTGATGACGATGGGGCCTGTTGTTGACGCTCCAGAAGAACTTCGCCCTTACTTCAGTTTGACCCGTGAGCTGTTTGAGAACCTTTCCAGAGAAAAACTACCGGGAGTCGAGATGAAATGGTTATCTATGGGTATGTCAGATTCATATAAAATAGCCATTAAAGAAGGCGCAAATATGATAAGGCTTGGAACAATCCTTTTCGGTCCCAGAAAATGA
- a CDS encoding GNAT family N-acetyltransferase: MLEGKSVRLRAYRKEDVELAWKYINDPEVKSYLVPGIPFPMTLEEEYKWYENLSSSKDTYNFAIERIEDGQYIGGCGINEVNWKNSYAYVGIFLGKPYWSKGYGTEAMKLLLRFIFEEMNLNKVLLNVYSFNERAIRSYEKCGFVVEGRLREQIFRKGKYYDEIIMGILRREFLRTISD, encoded by the coding sequence ATGCTTGAGGGAAAATCTGTCAGGCTAAGGGCTTACAGAAAAGAAGATGTTGAATTAGCATGGAAGTACATCAACGATCCTGAAGTGAAAAGTTATTTGGTTCCAGGAATACCCTTTCCCATGACTCTGGAAGAAGAGTACAAATGGTATGAAAACTTGAGTTCTTCGAAGGATACCTATAACTTCGCCATAGAAAGGATAGAGGATGGTCAGTATATAGGTGGCTGCGGAATCAACGAAGTCAACTGGAAGAACAGCTACGCTTACGTCGGGATCTTTCTGGGTAAACCTTACTGGTCTAAGGGTTACGGTACAGAAGCCATGAAATTGCTGCTCAGATTCATTTTTGAAGAGATGAACCTTAATAAAGTGCTCTTAAATGTCTATTCCTTCAACGAGCGCGCTATAAGAAGCTATGAAAAATGCGGGTTCGTAGTAGAAGGCCGTTTGAGAGAGCAGATTTTTAGAAAAGGAAAATACTACGACGAAATAATTATGGGGATTTTAAGGCGAGAATTTCTAAGAACTATCTCTGATTAA
- a CDS encoding glutamine amidotransferase-related protein — MKVFLVVSLLLLSISIFALNKPIALLLNDGDYLNTTSLIEKALKDLKVDYKLYRTFLGEFPEKGSYSGIILSGGSDMSAFFNNDGSAKETVKLITESNVPVLGICMGHQLIGKIYGASLIYLEERGWIEVKELKDNVLFTGLPEVFNVWENHMYTLNKVPEDFELLAIGESGSIQVIKHREKPIYGVQFHPEKGDNKKFNHGFMVLLNFITLVEYYDSKSY, encoded by the coding sequence TTGAAAGTATTTCTGGTAGTTTCCCTTCTATTACTTTCAATAAGCATATTTGCTTTGAACAAACCTATAGCTCTACTTTTAAACGACGGAGACTATCTAAATACTACCTCTCTCATAGAAAAAGCACTTAAAGATCTCAAAGTTGATTACAAGCTTTACAGAACTTTTCTCGGAGAATTCCCGGAAAAAGGAAGTTATTCGGGCATAATTTTGAGCGGTGGAAGTGATATGAGCGCTTTTTTTAATAATGATGGAAGCGCGAAAGAAACGGTAAAACTAATAACGGAAAGCAATGTCCCTGTTCTGGGGATATGTATGGGACACCAGCTAATTGGTAAGATCTACGGAGCATCTCTAATCTATCTCGAAGAACGCGGCTGGATTGAGGTAAAAGAACTGAAAGATAACGTTCTTTTCACAGGCTTACCGGAAGTCTTCAATGTCTGGGAAAATCACATGTATACTCTCAATAAAGTTCCCGAAGATTTCGAACTCCTCGCTATCGGTGAATCCGGTTCCATTCAAGTGATAAAACACCGTGAAAAGCCAATTTACGGCGTTCAATTTCACCCGGAAAAGGGCGACAACAAGAAATTTAATCATGGTTTCATGGTGCTTTTGAATTTCATCACTCTGGTGGAATACTATGACTCTAAGTCTTATTAA
- the pcp gene encoding pyroglutamyl-peptidase I — protein sequence MILLSHFDAFGEDRENSTEILLSTFKTRNNVQVVKLPTVFRKSGEILIKEIEKTKPSAVVMLGQAGGRTAVTPEKVAINIMDARIKDNEGNKPCDEPVVEGGPTAYFSTLPVREITEKLRKNGIPAAISYTAGTFVCNSLFYQIMHYLSENDLSIRAGFIHFPYLHRQVAERPQIPSMGLIEMQRAMEIILEVVEAKL from the coding sequence GTGATACTGCTCAGTCATTTCGATGCTTTCGGTGAAGATAGAGAAAACTCCACAGAAATACTGTTAAGTACCTTTAAAACCCGGAACAATGTACAAGTCGTCAAACTCCCTACTGTTTTCAGAAAAAGTGGTGAGATACTTATAAAAGAAATCGAAAAGACTAAACCTTCTGCAGTGGTCATGCTGGGACAAGCCGGTGGTAGAACGGCTGTAACCCCGGAAAAAGTGGCTATAAACATTATGGATGCAAGGATAAAAGATAATGAAGGAAACAAACCCTGTGATGAGCCTGTGGTTGAAGGTGGACCAACCGCTTACTTTTCCACTCTTCCTGTAAGAGAAATAACTGAAAAACTCAGGAAAAACGGAATTCCCGCTGCTATTTCCTACACAGCGGGGACTTTTGTATGCAACAGCCTTTTCTACCAGATTATGCATTACCTATCTGAAAATGATTTAAGTATAAGAGCTGGATTTATTCATTTTCCGTATCTTCATCGGCAGGTAGCTGAAAGACCGCAAATACCTTCCATGGGGCTTATCGAAATGCAGCGGGCCATGGAGATAATCCTGGAGGTCGTGGAGGCCAAGCTATGA
- a CDS encoding nitrilase-related carbon-nitrogen hydrolase, which produces MKIAIAEIAPFWESKDENKKMVSELFNQARAGEVELLLFPEMTLTGFTMNTSMYDDGKDLEFFKENAEKYGIAVVFGRIVKHKDSFYNAATFYDPFTKTTMDYFKRKLFKYGKEDQYYTPGDRASRFRYKGIEFSPFVCFDLRFPELFRDAKGADVFIVIASWPEKRKDHWHTLLKARAIENQTFIFGVNRSGEDPITTYDHLSIAFDYYGNTLKAISHEPLKIYNITTEMLQDMYRWRESFLL; this is translated from the coding sequence ATGAAGATAGCAATAGCGGAAATTGCACCTTTCTGGGAATCCAAGGATGAAAACAAAAAAATGGTGAGTGAGCTCTTCAACCAAGCCCGTGCTGGAGAAGTTGAACTCCTGCTATTTCCAGAGATGACCCTCACAGGTTTTACTATGAACACATCCATGTACGATGATGGAAAAGACCTGGAATTCTTCAAAGAAAATGCAGAAAAATATGGAATTGCCGTTGTTTTTGGTCGTATTGTAAAGCACAAAGATTCATTCTATAATGCAGCTACCTTTTATGATCCTTTCACGAAAACCACAATGGATTATTTCAAAAGAAAACTCTTTAAATACGGAAAAGAAGATCAATATTATACACCTGGAGACAGAGCGAGCAGATTCAGGTACAAAGGGATAGAATTTTCACCCTTTGTTTGCTTTGATCTGAGATTTCCGGAATTATTTCGTGATGCGAAGGGTGCAGATGTTTTCATCGTCATTGCCAGCTGGCCTGAGAAGAGAAAAGACCACTGGCACACCCTCTTAAAGGCAAGGGCAATAGAAAACCAGACTTTCATATTCGGTGTAAATCGTTCAGGTGAGGATCCTATCACCACCTACGATCATCTCTCAATCGCTTTTGATTACTACGGTAACACGCTCAAAGCGATATCTCATGAACCGTTGAAAATCTACAATATTACAACAGAGATGCTCCAGGATATGTATCGCTGGAGAGAAAGTTTTCTGTTATGA
- a CDS encoding ABC transporter permease, whose product MKYAVQIAIKDLKYFFRSKTAIFAFLVMPVFMMLITGYIFPKVQSGDNIKIAVYSLDKGFKKMIESKGSENFVFVESEEELREVLLEEKVDVALVIPEGFLTAVLRKQEASIKLIPSPSNPQIAMAAAQGVTSSIGASLGSVGGKFDVEIENPGGGEFNYYEFMAPGIMAMVAIMSVVNGLAAAITMEKERGTLDGILATPIPRSSIVLGKTLAQTVRGILQAIIILALAVLLFGVTLHGSLLLTLLILILGIFSFIGVGIIVTAGAPDQETSQMVLTTISFPMMFLSGVFFPVEQMPSFMQTLSKFFPLTYTADALRKVMILGGNLSNVSNDVVMLVIFAIVTLSLAVPLFGRLTTN is encoded by the coding sequence ATGAAGTACGCGGTACAAATAGCTATAAAAGATCTAAAATACTTTTTCCGCAGCAAGACAGCAATATTTGCCTTTCTTGTTATGCCTGTCTTCATGATGCTCATAACCGGATACATCTTTCCAAAAGTGCAATCCGGGGACAACATAAAGATTGCTGTTTATTCTCTAGATAAAGGTTTTAAAAAGATGATAGAAAGCAAAGGAAGCGAAAATTTCGTCTTCGTTGAAAGTGAAGAGGAACTCCGAGAGGTCCTCCTTGAGGAAAAAGTTGACGTTGCCTTGGTAATTCCTGAGGGATTTCTAACCGCGGTACTGAGAAAACAAGAGGCCTCTATAAAACTGATTCCCAGCCCCTCTAACCCTCAAATAGCCATGGCTGCTGCTCAGGGAGTAACCTCGTCTATTGGTGCTTCCCTTGGGAGTGTGGGAGGAAAATTTGATGTTGAAATAGAAAATCCAGGAGGCGGCGAATTCAATTACTATGAATTCATGGCACCCGGAATAATGGCTATGGTTGCAATTATGAGTGTTGTTAACGGTTTAGCGGCTGCAATTACTATGGAAAAAGAAAGAGGAACTCTCGATGGAATTCTGGCAACTCCTATCCCGAGGTCTTCTATCGTTCTTGGCAAAACCCTTGCACAAACTGTGAGAGGGATTTTACAGGCTATAATCATACTGGCTTTGGCGGTATTGCTGTTTGGTGTTACTCTCCACGGTTCTTTGCTTTTAACATTACTTATACTGATTCTTGGTATATTTAGTTTTATCGGGGTCGGCATAATCGTAACAGCTGGAGCACCGGATCAGGAAACGAGTCAAATGGTGCTTACAACCATCTCATTCCCCATGATGTTCCTTTCAGGCGTGTTTTTTCCTGTGGAACAGATGCCGTCGTTCATGCAAACTTTGTCGAAGTTCTTCCCGCTCACTTACACTGCTGATGCACTCAGAAAAGTAATGATACTCGGAGGCAATTTATCTAACGTATCAAATGATGTGGTTATGCTAGTTATATTCGCAATCGTGACACTTTCCCTTGCCGTCCCGTTGTTTGGAAGACTTACAACGAATTAA
- a CDS encoding ABC transporter ATP-binding protein — protein sequence MKVIEAKDLSKRFKEVLAVDQVSFEVNEGEILGFLGPNGAGKSTTIRILTTLTRPTSGTAIVAGYDILREPSKVREKIGLVSEKTILYDRLTAMENLMFFAKLNGLDDKKARKRCLELLEVVDMLKWKDTMVGKFSTGMRQRINVIRALLHDPKIIFLDEPTLGLDPQTTRAIREFIRKMNDEGRTIILTTHMMTEADMLSDRIAIIDHGKIVALDTPKNLKRLLKDSDDEIFDLEVPGINNEIVEKLSSIDCVKKVISRSTEEIRVFMKCDNAVGFITNFFAKHSLKIISIKSVEPSLEDVFIKLTGHEMRDQAVKKMKFIGRRMMHS from the coding sequence ATGAAGGTAATTGAAGCTAAAGATCTATCCAAACGTTTCAAGGAAGTTCTTGCCGTAGATCAGGTGTCTTTCGAAGTCAACGAAGGAGAGATACTTGGTTTTCTCGGTCCGAACGGTGCTGGAAAATCCACAACCATAAGAATACTAACCACTCTAACCCGTCCAACTTCAGGAACAGCAATTGTTGCAGGTTATGATATTTTGCGGGAACCATCAAAAGTGAGAGAGAAGATCGGACTGGTTTCAGAAAAAACGATACTCTATGACAGACTCACTGCCATGGAAAATCTCATGTTCTTCGCAAAGTTAAACGGACTCGATGATAAAAAAGCTAGAAAGCGCTGTCTCGAACTTCTCGAGGTGGTGGATATGCTCAAATGGAAAGACACGATGGTTGGTAAGTTTTCCACCGGCATGAGGCAGAGAATCAATGTTATAAGAGCTCTCTTACACGATCCCAAAATCATTTTCCTCGACGAACCGACTTTAGGGCTCGACCCTCAGACCACGAGAGCCATCAGGGAATTCATAAGAAAAATGAATGACGAAGGCCGTACTATTATCCTTACCACGCATATGATGACGGAAGCGGATATGCTTTCCGATAGAATAGCGATAATCGATCACGGGAAAATAGTGGCTCTCGATACCCCCAAAAATCTTAAAAGGCTTCTGAAAGATTCAGATGACGAAATTTTCGATCTTGAAGTACCCGGTATAAATAACGAGATAGTAGAGAAACTGTCGAGTATAGATTGTGTGAAAAAGGTAATAAGCAGATCGACAGAAGAGATCAGGGTATTCATGAAATGCGATAACGCTGTAGGATTTATAACAAACTTTTTTGCGAAGCATTCGCTCAAAATCATATCGATAAAGAGTGTTGAACCATCCCTTGAGGATGTTTTTATCAAACTCACAGGCCACGAGATGCGCGACCAGGCAGTTAAGAAAATGAAATTCATAGGGAGAAGGATGATGCATTCATGA
- a CDS encoding PadR family transcriptional regulator, translated as MNKGFLRFAVLGIVVKKYPVHGYRIMELIEEKMGFKPSPGSIYPVLNKLVSDGLIYSETSGKRKLYYPTEKGKKIHEELESQRAELVNSHRKFAESLARLVGVKSKDIFPENFSSIPGIVKRHIGKVMLKLHKTNWKKGSHIDELISELNTLIEILTNLKAEVEKENEGN; from the coding sequence TTGAACAAGGGATTTCTCAGATTTGCTGTGCTGGGTATCGTGGTGAAAAAGTATCCTGTACATGGTTACAGAATAATGGAACTCATTGAGGAAAAAATGGGATTTAAACCGTCTCCTGGTTCAATTTATCCTGTCTTGAACAAGCTTGTTTCTGATGGGCTCATCTATTCAGAAACTTCAGGAAAAAGGAAGCTATATTATCCAACCGAAAAAGGGAAAAAGATCCATGAGGAACTCGAAAGCCAACGTGCAGAGTTAGTCAATAGCCACAGAAAATTCGCTGAGTCCCTGGCGCGCCTGGTTGGTGTGAAAAGTAAGGACATCTTCCCCGAAAATTTTTCAAGCATTCCTGGAATTGTTAAGCGACATATAGGAAAGGTAATGTTAAAACTCCACAAGACAAACTGGAAAAAAGGCTCTCACATCGATGAATTAATATCGGAACTAAACACTTTAATCGAAATTCTAACAAACTTAAAAGCTGAGGTGGAAAAAGAAAATGAAGGTAATTGA
- a CDS encoding DegV family protein — MIKIITDSSCDLPDELIKKYEIRTVPLSVEIEGVRYTERIDITPEQFWEKMKRARSLPKTSQPSPALFAEVFKKVTKEGHVPLCITISSKLSGTYQSAMLGNELVGKKAVVFDSLAGSLAHGIQVLMAARLATAGKKMKEIFEALEKYRESVKIIIPLDTLENIIKGGRLNRVQGTVAKLLNIKVILHGVKGEVKMLKKVRGKKRFREAILKIINGLNPEPGRIFGITHVNNIEDANYFKEILEKQFNSEVIVNGMGPTFATYAGPGGLILAL; from the coding sequence ATGATAAAAATAATTACCGACAGCTCCTGCGACCTGCCTGATGAACTTATTAAGAAATATGAAATTCGTACGGTACCGCTTTCAGTTGAGATCGAAGGAGTACGTTATACCGAGCGTATTGACATTACCCCGGAACAGTTCTGGGAAAAGATGAAACGAGCTCGCTCTCTCCCAAAAACCTCTCAACCATCTCCCGCTCTCTTCGCTGAAGTTTTTAAGAAAGTTACTAAAGAAGGTCATGTACCTCTTTGTATAACAATTTCCTCAAAGTTGAGTGGTACATACCAATCAGCAATGCTTGGAAATGAATTGGTTGGTAAAAAGGCCGTTGTCTTTGATTCCCTTGCCGGTTCACTTGCTCATGGTATCCAGGTGCTTATGGCTGCTCGACTCGCCACCGCTGGTAAGAAGATGAAAGAGATCTTCGAAGCTCTTGAAAAATACAGAGAATCGGTAAAGATAATAATCCCTCTGGATACACTGGAAAACATAATAAAAGGCGGGAGGCTTAACAGAGTTCAGGGCACTGTCGCAAAACTGCTCAATATAAAGGTAATCCTTCACGGGGTAAAGGGTGAGGTTAAAATGCTCAAGAAAGTGCGCGGAAAAAAACGCTTCAGAGAAGCGATACTGAAAATTATAAACGGTTTGAACCCTGAACCCGGAAGGATATTCGGCATAACCCATGTGAACAACATAGAAGATGCGAATTATTTCAAAGAAATTCTCGAAAAACAATTCAACTCTGAAGTAATCGTCAATGGCATGGGGCCGACCTTTGCAACCTACGCCGGCCCGGGAGGCCTTATACTAGCCCTTTAG